AtccttaaatgtttttgttttttttgcccacTTGGGGGCTGTGGAACAAGCTATAGACACTACACTGACATACAAAGTAATGGCAAATGTGTTAGCAAGCAGTTGCTTGTTTACACATCCTGCAgacacggagcaacattatcatcagCATTATCATCCTCTGCTAATATAAAACATTGATTATTACAACTTAAACCTAAAGGGGGTTATTGCATAAAAGTATTATATGCTTCACAGGTTTATTTCCAGTACCTGCGTTGATTCTGATGTCCATCTCTTGATGCTGCTATTAGCTGGATCGGGAACACTTGGCCAAAACCGCCCCTTCAGCCTGCAAAAGAAAGAATAATATCATCAGAATAAATGACATTACAGCTTCACAGCTTAAGACAGTGTGGCAATGATCTCACCTTTGTTGGTTGGAGAAACAAGTCAGGACTATGAAGATAATCAACAATGACAGTCCAACACCAGACACAGTTACAATCATCACAACAGCAACCACATCTGAGGAGAGAAATACACATTCTGAGTGAAATATTTGCTTCGGGCAAACACACTCTCTTGATCTCTTGTCACGTTTCTAGAAAGCCACTGCCAAAAGATAATACGAACCGAAGGCCTCAACTTCGAAATGAATTGTTGACCCGTTGAGGCTCCCACCGAACGTGCTAACCATCATGAAAGCTTCATAGGGAGACACAGTGTTGAGGTCTTTGAGGACCACTCTCCTCTCTTCCGGGTCAGCATTcacaactgaaaaaaaagtcagacatCAAAAGGCTAaagtacaaaagaaaatgttttagaaGAGTAAAAATAAGGTATTTCCCCTACCCTTAATGGGTCCCTTCTTATCCCAGTAGAAGATTTTGTAGTTCTGGATAATTCCGTTCCTTTGGTCTAGTGGAATTTCGTTCCAGGTAAGCTCAATATGTGACTGCCATATCTtcttaatttgtatttttggaACCATGGATggagctttaaaaacaaatatggttGTGAGTGGTTAACACAACTTTAATGAGCTATTATGCTTGTGATTTGAAACCTTCAGGCCAGcaaaaataattattcatttctatCCACAAGAGGGCATTATTCCATCATGTATCAGCTGCGTCTGATTGATTATACCATTTTTTAAACTCTTTTCTCACTTCTTCAAAGTTGAGGCTGCTCACTCCACTCTCACATCCCTGCCTGCTCTTTGTGTGATCCTCTTTGTGTCTTTGGTGACTTACCCTTTTGTCTTGAGTAGGCATTAACAGTCTGAGGAAGGCCTATCCCATCCTTAAACCTAGGATACACAGAGATCCCATAGGGCTTGTAGGGCTCAAAGCTGCCTATTGATGAGAGTGAAGAGGTTAGACTGTATCAGTGCCTATAAGCTCCTAACAGTGTGTACAGGCAGGTTGTGCACAGGGAAAAGAACGCTGTGTATAAGAGTGAATCACTAGATTTGGAAAACCCAAATAAAAGTTGAAATAAGAAGATGTGCAATAAAAAACAAGGACATGGATCTTGAAACCTGCAATACAAATACTATAAAACATACCTGTTGTAAGAAATTGTGTCTGGTTTCTGTCAGTTATTTCAAACTGGGTGAGAGAGAGGTCTGTTTCTAACAAAGGTCTCCATTCCACTACAAAACCAGTGAGACTGGAAGAAACCAGGCTTCTCCACTGGACCAGTAGGGATCTGTCATCATGAGGAAGGACTGTGATGTCTGATATCACTGAAGAAgctacagacacaaaacacatcaTGTACATTGTGGGGGGAAATGTATTAAACTGTATCATATTTGAGCCATTTTCTAAACCAGTTTAACCAGGTTTAAGTTAGTCAATTTTACCTTTAGGTAGGTAAATCCGAACTTCAGTGGGATGGGATTTCCCTGCTGCATTTATAGCACTCAGATACACTTTCTTTGCTTTCCCGGGAAGCTTGAAAGTACAGTAATTCCCCTTTGTAGAGCACAACTTTCCCTTTTCACCTGGCAACCTTTTCACTGAGACAATATATGATACATTTTGGGCATTGGCACGGAATTGTTTTGATGGctataacagaaaaaaagagagggcaTTTTAAAGGCAgactgcacacactcacacaaacaaccAGAGCTACAACAGAAAATATAATCAGCCTGTGACAGGTGTCAAGCATCATGTGATGTGTCTACCTTCCAAAACAAGTGTATGTTGAGTTGTTTGTGCATGTGATCCCCCGATGCCTTCATCCACGAGTCTAGGCGTCCAGTGGGCGCTGAAAAGAAAGAGACGGCTGTCAAGCTTAGCGGCTCGTCAAAATCCTGCACTTCTCTTCTCACCCTTTAAAAAACGAAAACTTTCCTATATAAGACAGGTCTATGGATTCACTGCCAGAGTGTGCGGCTGAACTCAATACATCAATTCAGCCTGTGCTATAGAGCAAAGCAATGAGAGATGTAGAACATGGCATTAGCATATGTTGAAAAGACCAGGAAATGGAAGAAAAGGCGATAGATTGGAAAATGTTAGAGTGACTGATTGTGTCACTCTGAGTTGATGAAGCCCTACCACTCTCCAAGGTGACTCCAGACCGGCTGCTGCTCCATTCACTCCAGGGGCCCTGCTGGTATCTGACTCTAATCTGGATGAGATACTGAGTCCCATGGAGAAGACGGCACTGATCCACAGATCTGGTTGGTCTAACACGGCTCACCAGGATCTAACATTTGTCCCAGAGCACATACAAATAAGACTCCAGGCACGCACATTATGAACTTCAGGCAGTTTACAGTGTGCTACTTTATGGGTGCTTGTAGCTACTCTAGCAACAGTTAAATGTAGGTTTTtagtaccctggaaatccagagttctcgcgagagcacaatttgaatttgctcagcgagtcactctggcattcagtaatgatgctcattaactatgcccttgtaggcTAGCttcaccaatcacatcggtgtatgtGACATAGGTGGGTCAGAGGTGAGCTTAACAGATGAATACAGCGCTGCGACgtcaaagtcattagtaaacattgcaagatggctacggatgaacaccagttgtttgaaacggctttggccgctacaatgaaTGAGTTAGACTtgactttttatctaaaagCGGAACAGAAGACGGCGTTTGaatcgttcctttgcaagatggacgtttttgctgttttgccgaccggacacggcaagagtttaatctaccagttagctccgctggtagctaagcgtatgggtaCAGTCTGGATATGTCACCccatgtattgttgtgattggtcgtagtgttatccaattgcgtgcagtgagattttcaaatgcatgcttggtgccgcccctcgagttgggccattttcattactcattgccagacccttaatctttcggatttgggtctggatttccaggcaaggttttttgtttatattgaCACAACATGATTTTTACTCACTGGTTGTTCACTCCTTTGGCTGTTGTCAGCAGTCTTAAGTTGGACTTCCAGGTTGAAGCGGTAGTCACGCATCCAGGCCTGCTGCTGCGATAAGCTCCAACTCAGCTTCAGGCAGCcgtactttttaggcaccacTTGAACCTTCAAAATCGTTGGTGGGTCAAACTTAGCTgaaataaaagcaaacaaagcaaaaggttctgatgtaaaatgtatttattttccttCACAAATCTTTTAGGTTTTCTAATCTGTGCGGAAAAAGTTCACATTCAATTTATTCATTAGTCACAGAGCTAAGCATCAGCTTTTCCAAAAATAAATACCCAGGGGATCTTTAAAAGATCCAGAAGGGCAAAACTCAGAGCTGGTCTGAAGGTATTTCCACAATCCTCAGAGACTCTTCTAACCATCTCAATAAAAAATATTCCGTCTggtgaaaaatagaaaaatatttttaacctATTTCTCAAGTTATAAATCAGAAGTTGTAAATATAGGATATATAGTTTCGACAGAGGACAGTAagatcacttctttctaactacACACCCCTGGacgttttacatttttagtCTTCAGCCTCAATCAGCGCCGACTcatgtgacatcacttgaggaaaGAGTTTACACAGCACCTTCTTAAGGCAGAAGGggctttatacaacttttatttccatgcagtagtactccccaaCACCTGTGAAGatactttgatgtgtaaaatcagaTTGTTCAGggcaatataataaatatattcctACTGGATAATGGccaataaatgacattttgtatgGAGGTGTCTGCTTGCCCACAACAGAAACAATCAAAGAAAACTCTCTCACCTGCACTGACGGGTTCCAGAATGATAGGTGCTGAGGCTGCTTCTCCAAGTTCATTTACCGCCTTCACGTATATTTCCATATTTGAGAAGAGAACAAAACCAGAGCGAGGGATGGTGTAACGGTGGACTCCTGGCAGTAGTTCGTAAGTGTGGTTCTCGTTCGAATCCCTGAAATGAGGAAATTGTAATGTGGGAAACGCAGTTGTGCAAACTCACAGACATATTTTGTAAATGACACTTTACACATTCTTGACACCAAAATTATATTTGCATTCTGGTAACTGCTTCACTGTATTACAGGAAGATAGAATTTACAGGCAGTATATATTACCATATCTTGATGTGGAGGGTGTACATTGTGTGCAGGTGGGTCTCCTGTTGCCCAGGGTCCCAGCTACAGGTCAGGGTTTCAGGGGTGGTGAGGTTTGTCTGACAGCTGAGGTTTTGGGGTGCTTCTGGTGGATCTATagatgaaaaaaacaagatgaagAGGGTTTTTTATGGAGTTGTTAGAGGAGGTCCTGTGGGATTAGGATATCTGCATCACATGGGAATCAAGTGCGAATGAGtatctatttttttaatttttttttaagattattgtttgggcattttaggcctttattagataggatagctgaagacaagaaagggggggggggagagagggggggatgaATCAAAAGTGATGCATCAATCTTCTGATACAATCTTTGTTGCTTTTGCTGTGAACTTCTAAAACGTGTATCCATCAATAGATCCATTAAAATGTGTCAGATATCATAGATGGGTGGACAGAAAAAAGATACTTTTAAGTTAATTAAAGTGTTCAACGTTAAGGTTTTACTTTCTATTGTTTAATGTTGAGCTTAACCAAACAAAGGAAACGTTACCCTTGCTTAAATAAACTTAATTTACCAAACTTTCACAGGTTTTTTATTCCTGGTTTTCACTGGTGGAACAGGAACAAGTGACATATTTGATTATAAATGAACAAACATGCACAAGAAGTTTAAATCTTCCTCACATCCGGCTCTGATCGCCACTCCTCCTACTACTTGAACTGGAGAGGCCTGGACACAGCAGGTGAGGAACTCCCTGGTGTGATTGAAGCTCGGTATAACAACCTCAGAAAACCTGCCGCTCTCATTGGCCACCTGGCTGCCGGGGAGAGAGTGATCCCCAAGGCGCCACTCTATATGAATAGCTTGTCCAATGACCAGATGACAGCCGTATCTGATGACACAGGTGGCCGTGACAGGTGACCCCAAAGGCACCACTGAGCTTGACGTCTGGACCTCTGTACACGGCTGTATGTCATCCTCTAACAatgagaaaagtcatttagaTGTGGCATGTTGAAGGGACTCCTACTAGTAAATGCCCAGCTTTATATTTAGTTTTGGCAAAAGTCTCTGAGGCAGAGGAAGGAAAGGCGTAATAGCAATTGTCAGTGTAACTGCTGGTTAGGTATTTCCATTTAGATTTGCTTTTTCATTCTGAGAGCAATACTCACCATTTCTCGCTCCATTCACGAATGCCACCAGCATGACAATCACTGACACCCATGTGGATATCATGATGATAAAACCTGTTAGGCAgccaaaatgaaatgcattatTCTTAAATTACAAACATTCATGCCCTATCAAAACGATATTTGAATTCCGTTCCTGAGGGAGGTATTGTGAGTGATCACGTCTGTCGCTTCAAAAGACATCATCAACGGCATGCTTCAAGTGTTTGGTTTGGCAGGGTGATGTGATCAAGGACGTGATCTCCATAATGCATAACACTTCAATATAAACAGACAGCTAGAGAACGCATCCACTGTTTCCCAACACAATAGTAGAGAGAAACCTGCAGTGCTGCCTACATAAGGTGTTTGCACAACAACCCATACACTGACACATGACACACTCGTGAATATTATAATCAACATTCATGACAGCTTGGGTCCACATTTATGTAAAATGATCACACAAAGGATGGGACATTCAAGCAGTTAGAAAATGAAATTTAAATGATCTATAGACAGAATAAATAAGGTATGCTAAATCTCTCCTCTTATACCATTCTATAAGAGGGATAAAACTTCTCCGAGCGGACAGGGAGATTGTAATTGCCGGTTGTTAGAAGGTAAGCAGCCTTGTTGGGCATGCGCTCCATAGCTGATTGGTCATGTATAATGAACAGAAGATGGGAGCTTGTAAGCTAAGCAGATGGGAGCAATTATCCAGCATATTGTACTGATATTAA
This sequence is a window from Sander vitreus isolate 19-12246 chromosome 6, sanVit1, whole genome shotgun sequence. Protein-coding genes within it:
- the csf3r gene encoding granulocyte colony-stimulating factor receptor isoform X1, giving the protein MISTWVSVIVMLVAFVNGARNEDDIQPCTEVQTSSSVVPLGSPVTATCVIRYGCHLVIGQAIHIEWRLGDHSLPGSQVANESGRFSEVVIPSFNHTREFLTCCVQASPVQVVGGVAIRAGYPPEAPQNLSCQTNLTTPETLTCSWDPGQQETHLHTMYTLHIKIWDSNENHTYELLPGVHRYTIPRSGFVLFSNMEIYVKAVNELGEAASAPIILEPVSAAKFDPPTILKVQVVPKKYGCLKLSWSLSQQQAWMRDYRFNLEVQLKTADNSQRSEQPILVSRVRPTRSVDQCRLLHGTQYLIQIRVRYQQGPWSEWSSSRSGVTLESAPTGRLDSWMKASGDHMHKQLNIHLFWKPSKQFRANAQNVSYIVSVKRLPGEKGKLCSTKGNYCTFKLPGKAKKVYLSAINAAGKSHPTEVRIYLPKASSVISDITVLPHDDRSLLVQWRSLVSSSLTGFVVEWRPLLETDLSLTQFEITDRNQTQFLTTGSFEPYKPYGISVYPRFKDGIGLPQTVNAYSRQKAPSMVPKIQIKKIWQSHIELTWNEIPLDQRNGIIQNYKIFYWDKKGPIKVVNADPEERRVVLKDLNTVSPYEAFMMVSTFGGSLNGSTIHFEVEAFDVVAVVMIVTVSGVGLSLLIIFIVLTCFSNQQRLKGRFWPSVPDPANSSIKRWTSESTQDSHLSWDNEEPDPMYLSHLSFLDLPVKPSKEDDDPWLSNAEDTSDLGESICGSPFIRGYSGSNSDSVPYATVVFSSPCNSPTPKEAHVYLRSESTQPLLETEESFSPKCYHNMASDRIPSEQCFFGPSHDCVPEKGADPGILWDDFPFLRALALNDTQND
- the csf3r gene encoding granulocyte colony-stimulating factor receptor isoform X2, which produces MISTWVSVIVMLVAFVNGARNEDDIQPCTEVQTSSSVVPLGSPVTATCVIRYGCHLVIGQAIHIEWRLGDHSLPGSQVANESGRFSEVVIPSFNHTREFLTCCVQASPVQVVGGVAIRAGYPPEAPQNLSCQTNLTTPETLTCSWDPGQQETHLHTMYTLHIKIWDSNENHTYELLPGVHRYTIPRSGFVLFSNMEIYVKAVNELGEAASAPIILEPVSAAKFDPPTILKVQVVPKKYGCLKLSWSLSQQQAWMRDYRFNLEVQLKTADNSQRSEQPILVSRVRPTRSVDQCRLLHGTQYLIQIRVRYQQGPWSEWSSSRSGVTLESAPTGRLDSWMKASGDHMHKQLNIHLFWKPSKQFRANAQNVSYIVSVKRLPGEKGKLCSTKGNYCTFKLPGKAKKVYLSAINAAGKSHPTEVRIYLPKASSVISDITVLPHDDRSLLVQWRSLVSSSLTGFVVEWRPLLETDLSLTQFEITDRNQTQFLTTGSFEPYKPYGISVYPRFKDGIGLPQTVNAYSRQKVVNADPEERRVVLKDLNTVSPYEAFMMVSTFGGSLNGSTIHFEVEAFDVVAVVMIVTVSGVGLSLLIIFIVLTCFSNQQRLKGRFWPSVPDPANSSIKRWTSESTQDSHLSWDNEEPDPMYLSHLSFLDLPVKPSKEDDDPWLSNAEDTSDLGESICGSPFIRGYSGSNSDSVPYATVVFSSPCNSPTPKEAHVYLRSESTQPLLETEESFSPKCYHNMASDRIPSEQCFFGPSHDCVPEKGADPGILWDDFPFLRALALNDTQND